A window from Phycobacter azelaicus encodes these proteins:
- a CDS encoding branched-chain amino acid ABC transporter permease yields the protein MVNYIHVSMGTGMVALGVMIQMRAGLVSFGQGLYFCVGGYAAGMTAKFLGISDLFVLLAIGVVAALILSAILGFLLRRYREIFYAMLTLAISMILFGLLSSTEELGSTDGFNLPTPTYLGWAPTGEVGRITLYILTCFIAIGCAIALNRFLKSPIGYVNEAIRENELRVEYLGTSAHKAVHITYMLAAVVSSIGGVLWSLVLGHVDPEMTNWTTSGQFVFVSILSGIGNVAAPLIGTFILEIVRVYAVEISPNTWQMILGSVMLLTIIFLPKGLWSLLTRKKKSKPQQTASAPAAGE from the coding sequence GTGGTGAACTACATCCATGTGTCGATGGGCACCGGCATGGTGGCCCTTGGCGTCATGATCCAAATGCGGGCCGGTCTCGTCTCGTTTGGCCAAGGTCTGTATTTCTGTGTGGGAGGCTATGCAGCGGGTATGACTGCCAAATTCCTTGGCATCTCCGACCTGTTCGTGCTGCTGGCAATTGGCGTCGTAGCGGCTCTCATTCTGTCTGCAATCCTCGGGTTTCTCCTGCGCAGATACCGAGAAATCTTCTACGCGATGCTCACCCTTGCGATTTCCATGATCCTTTTCGGATTGCTTTCCAGCACCGAAGAGCTTGGCAGTACGGATGGGTTCAACCTGCCAACACCGACCTATTTGGGTTGGGCGCCAACAGGTGAAGTGGGACGCATCACGCTTTACATCTTGACCTGCTTCATTGCCATCGGATGCGCTATTGCTCTCAATCGTTTCCTGAAAAGCCCAATCGGCTATGTGAATGAAGCGATCCGCGAAAATGAACTGCGCGTTGAGTATCTCGGCACATCAGCGCACAAAGCCGTCCACATCACATATATGCTGGCCGCGGTCGTCTCATCCATCGGCGGTGTGCTGTGGTCTTTGGTTCTTGGTCACGTCGATCCGGAAATGACGAACTGGACGACCTCCGGTCAGTTTGTTTTTGTCTCAATCCTTTCCGGGATCGGCAACGTTGCAGCGCCGCTGATCGGTACGTTCATCCTTGAAATTGTACGCGTCTACGCGGTCGAGATATCGCCAAACACATGGCAGATGATTTTGGGAAGTGTCATGCTCCTGACCATCATCTTCCTGCCAAAAGGACTTTGGTCGCTGCTCACCCGCAAGAAAAAATCCAAACCACAGCAGACGGCATCAGCCCCTGCAGCAGGTGAATGA
- a CDS encoding ABC transporter ATP-binding protein: protein MTTILETKNLEMKFGAVYAAKDVNISIEAGEILGVIGSNGAGKTTFVNMVTGYLKPSSGDILYRGKDIKGKPTRDITRLGICRSFQIPQLFPELPVIENMLIALTIAKQDRPVLFRQAIDASLQEEALTMLRRFKIDQYADQEIQVLPQGVRKLVDIAMATVADPDLLFLDEPTSGVSADEKMEFMRILINALKETETAVLFIEHDMEIVEEFSPRCVAFYEGTILADGPTADVLENEKVREFVIGSEFHRGETKAKERAN from the coding sequence ATGACAACAATACTTGAAACCAAAAACCTGGAAATGAAATTTGGTGCGGTCTACGCGGCCAAGGACGTCAATATCTCAATTGAAGCTGGCGAAATCCTGGGCGTCATCGGCTCCAACGGAGCCGGCAAAACGACTTTCGTAAATATGGTGACGGGATATTTGAAACCAAGTTCGGGAGACATTCTGTACCGCGGCAAAGACATCAAAGGAAAACCAACACGTGATATTACACGGTTGGGGATCTGTCGCTCGTTTCAAATCCCGCAGCTCTTTCCCGAGCTTCCAGTGATAGAAAATATGCTGATCGCTCTCACGATTGCCAAACAGGACAGGCCCGTGCTTTTCCGGCAAGCCATTGATGCGTCACTCCAAGAAGAAGCGTTGACCATGCTCAGACGCTTTAAAATTGATCAATATGCTGACCAGGAAATCCAAGTCCTGCCACAGGGTGTGCGTAAACTCGTCGATATTGCCATGGCAACTGTTGCCGATCCTGATCTTCTTTTCCTTGATGAACCGACAAGCGGTGTCAGTGCGGATGAAAAAATGGAGTTCATGCGCATCCTGATCAATGCGCTCAAAGAGACCGAAACAGCGGTTTTGTTCATCGAGCACGACATGGAGATCGTCGAGGAATTCTCGCCACGCTGCGTTGCTTTCTACGAAGGCACTATTCTTGCTGATGGTCCCACGGCGGATGTGTTGGAAAACGAAAAGGTACGGGAGTTCGTCATCGGCAGCGAGTTCCACCGCGGAGAGACGAAAGCCAAAGAGAGGGCCAACTAA